tgggctgctttttgttctgaattgcagtttttggtatgtgttaagatttttaattttgaatctactaaggttgcaagatgcctggacggcctatgacagaagagcagaaacgaaagaagagagaaagagaacgagaacgataaaacggtacaccagtaatagcttaaagttggtggaagaagttactccacaaattattttcttggacactaaaccgtttgttatttctacggatgagttatttcaagtggatgcatatttctaaaaagttgtttagtcgttttttcctttgctcaggaatgaaactcgaatttttatttttaactgcaattaaataacaatcatctgtactcttttaggacagaaataatctatcttttgctggtttgtttggctttaaaattaaatgcaagcgaacaagaagtttttactccgcttgcctaattgttttttgatgtgcctcgacagtgacaagaaaattttgcacttgtgttctacacatgtaatcgcaacgagttctcgcaaaaagtaaggagaaatatcaccagcttgtgttttcagaagtttgtttagagcacgtgcaggtaatttgttggagatcttgtttgaagtttgtcctttctagccgattctggttcaaagccaagctggcgtgtttcaatgaagtacatcaaaatgtaaatgatctcattttcagagataaagtggaataaataaagtacgatctctcacatcacgagctaaagtacgtctgtgatttctaattttagcgtgattcctattcgctggcttttgacagtcgactctgaaatggcttctttccttttccgttcgcttgctcagtgaggatttgcttgttttcttttcaaactcttgccattcaagaaaaaataattgcctaactggtgaattcaacagtagatttcgccggaaaaaccgatatcacactcatcccttcgttattcatgcgatcagtcggtttttcaggtgaaattaaccgtggaattcactagttaggcagcgaagaaaatgacataattaagcaatttccgggaaaaccaaaaggcgcaCAGTTTCGaagccttttattttcgctaatcctacagccagtaagaataaacaagccgggagctccgcttttaggcttggctaaatctatatattagatgGTTTCAAAAACTGACCTGTCGTTCTAGACTCAAACAAGGGAATGATTTCAGAGCCCATTGAACTTGATGTTCATTTTCCTCTGGAGTCAGGGTACAAGTGGAGTAGACAAGTACACCCCCTTCTTTCAACAATCCAACTGCCTTTAAAGATAAGACATTAACAAGAATCATTCAAGTTcaaaaatcaagtttgcaaAAGATTTGAGCAGTAATGCCATGCTACAACTTTTAGCTTGACATTTTGGCAGCTCGCCTGAGAACGCAGATGTATTTCTTGGCGATGTTTCTCTCCCCTGCTCAAGAAATAGCAAACAAGGGCTGAAAATTCATCCGCATTTACAGGCTAGTTGGTAGCCACCCTAACAGGGCAATGCAAACCTGGAAATAGGTTGATGCAATAAATGATGAGTAAAGAATGCATAAAATTAGATAAAGTTGCAAAGAGCATTGTTCTTAGCACCTTCAGGAACATAAAAACTCATTTCAAAACTTCCTCGTAGCTTTGAATAATCCTTGCTAAAATTGAAACTAAAGTTGCATAATGCAAATAATGACAAAAGGATCATTAAAGTGTTCTTTAAGGTATGATTCTACTGTGACTGTGAATCCCAATGAGTAGCACTTACAGTTGTAAAAAGCTTTCTTTGCAGCCTAGGATATGACTGTAACTCCTTTAATGTCATTTTGACCACAAACTGAGGACGCTGACCCAAAGCACTGCAAGGGGCATCCAAAAGAATACGATCAAATGATCCACTGGGGTAAGGTGGCGCGACAGGAAAGGGCACTGAAAGGcataaggttaaaaaaaaaacattttacctCTCACATAGTGTTATGAATGACCAAATTTGTAGGACATAAATTCTCCAGCATACCCACCTGAGTATATGTTGTGCATTTCCATGGGATTTTATCACTAATAAATGCTATAATGATTCTCTCACTTAGTGTGCCTAGTTTTTAAGAGCtgtactatttaacaattagacctgtaggccgtaagggctacgggtcaatagcccatgcgGCGAAGCCGTATGGGCTATtcacccgtggcccttgagggcgaagggtctaattgttttagatcacccaactagtcacacagaaaaggcaataataaagttagcaaatgcagttaaagaaatatcaatttgggaataaaacgaaagaaagcgtcacgcttttcgctacacGATGactactaatagtcctctagtagccaatcaaaatgcaggatttgcattagtctactagttgggtgatactaatctAGTTTCTTGCTACTTAACCTATTCACTCCTCAGGCATTCCAGGATGTCCCCAGTTCACAATTAAAATCGtctgacattagacagagtaaaatctgttaagtataAGTAAcagtaaaaatatcaaaatcaaTTAATACATACCTGTACTATTGTCAGTGTTCCTTTGTTTGTCAGGGTCAAGGGCTTTCACACCATCAAAAACAAAGGTCTTGACACACTGGACACCCAGCCTATCACAGTTGAGCTTCAgttttgctatttttggttCACTCTTGTCAAAAGCTACTATAATGCCCTGAAAGGAATAATCACCAATTCATAAGAACTCAGTGTTGCCAAGCAAGAAATAAAATGGATCAGTTAATGTACAGATTTCAATTCCAAATACAAAGGCTTTTTAAAAGTTCTAATGATTAGAATTAAGGGTAAAAAAATGATATTTCAACTGCATGAAATTAGCATATATTTGCACATTTAAGAAGTTTATaacaatacaagtaaaaagATGACCACAAAAAGAGGAAGAAtgacgacaatgatgatgattagGAGAACAAACCAATAAGTAGAAAACCGTAGGATAAATTGAGTCAGATTGTACAATTGAGACTAGGTCTCAGCTTGCTAATTAAGAAtagacatgaaaaaattacaccattctgattggctaagagaaatgcagtttttcAGGTAACATACACGCTCATAAACGAAGATCACACACCATCACATTGTTCTTACCTTGTCTTCCATGAGTGAAGCAAGATGCGTAGTTTTACCACctgtataattataataataaaaaactcATAATTTTTCCTAAAACTCACTACTCACACATGAGCTTTTATTAGATGCATGTGCACAAAACCAGTGGTATTGCAAGACATTTAAGCACAGTCTCATGTGCCACAAACACCAGGCACTGCAATGCTAACAACAACATCTCAAGCAGATAAAATGCCAACTGAGCCAATCTACGTGTATATGTGTAAAATTATGTTATTGTAACaggttaaatttgatttcaggtcaaATGACTTTAACCTAGGTTgctttataaataataatttctcTGTCTCTATTCATGATAATGAATACCATacacaaagaaattaaaaatcaacGTAGGTCTTAATCATTTTCAACCTGAAATCAAGTCTAACCAGGTTCTGTAACTTAAAAATTACACATATGTATGTAAACTATGTGGTTTTTCCCAAGGCTGTTGCTGCCTACAAGTACTTCATTATCTCAAAAAACCATTCAAAGCATGTGAAGCTGAAGGTATTAAAGTCACTTTAGTTAACGTTGGTAGTTCCTTCAGGTATGAAACTGGCATCAATGAAAGCTGACAgtgcgccttttaccccccTTCCTCTGTCAGTGGTCCATTTAAAgaatatttaaagctatagctacacggatcagaggaaagtcgaaacataCGTTGGTGTCACTGAGGACTGAACCTTGGACCTCTTGCTCCAAAAGCCATGCACTAACGAACTGAGTTAGTCGCCTGCTCCTGAATAGTTTGATCATCACAGTCATGACTGTTACATGTACAGCATTTATGCAGTAAGGAAAGCAACGCATGAGAAATTCAGGTTTGAATCAGACTTTGCAATACCAAGTGCAGTACTTTAGAAGTCACAGGCTCAAGCCTTACTCAAACCTGGACTTTTCAattattaattaaccctttgactcctaggagtggtcagtatgtaaattctcctcacaatttcaatgaaatgtcagtcagactgGTATTGAGAGTTAAGATTATTGTCAGCtcaagaggtgtgatcttggtATAACACCAACTTCTCATGGCTACCCAACAAACAACTCTATGGTTCTAGTTGGAGAATGAACATTTTGCATCActggaatgaaagggttaagtaaTGTTCATAACTGCAATGACAAAAAATCTCTAGTATATGCTGCCATCTGCAATTCATATATATGTCTTTGATATATTAAGTCTCTTCAAACCAATCAATGTTGCTCTCCACAAAAGTACCAAAAtactaaaaataattgtttcgAAGTAGACACCTGGTGCAGCACACATATCCAAAACAATCTCCCCAGGCAGAGGATTCAAAACATGTCCTGCAACAACAGATGGTAAATTCTGGAGAAAAAGCCATTGAGGAAGGACATCCCTTAGCGAGGGACACTTGTAAACAGGAAATGTCATCTGAACTGCTTCACCCCTGAGAAAAAAGAATTTACTGGTGAATACAAATGTTCAACCTTTAGCATGGTTGTTTATTGAATCTGAGTTACATAGCCGTACAAAATTATTAATGATATCAATGATTAATGGCCATGAGCATGACCACATTACTCTGTCCTCCTCTGGAAacaagtttttcaaaaatcCACAACAAAATCCCACAGTTTTTTGTGATTGCAGTCTCATATTAAGTCAAACTTACTGCATAAGGGAGACTAtcaaaaatgacatcaaaatAGCAATGATCTGGGATCCTAAATGTGCAAGGTTCTTACAAGACATTTAACTGAAGATTTTCCCCTTAAATGTACTACAGCTTTGCAATACACATTCCCTCTGAGCATTACTGGCCATGCAATAGAGCAAAACTCGATGCTAATTAAAGCTATTGCCcaaagcggaaaataccataatactctttttttttgtccacccagattttgaataagcattgtttttgttttctcttgggaccattgtaagtccctagagaaactggaaacaatgcttattcaaaatttgggtggacaaacgaagagtattatggtatttgcCGATTCAAGCAATTATTGATACCTGAAATTTTGTTGTGAACAGAATATATCTCTCCTGTCAAGGAAAGAAATCCCATTTCCAAGGAACAGTTTTGGTCCATCAAAAGGTTTGGTGAGCCCCTTTCGACACTTGCCATACAAGTCAGCATACACAGATACCAAGTCTCCTTTCTTTATACCTAGAGTTGAACAGATTCGAAATATATGCTTTACAATAATACCATATTATCCACTTGATTGACTGTGGTGGTATTTGGTGTTGCAGATGTGGCACAAGAAGGTGACACATGCCACTCAAAGCCTGACAGAGTAAAACTTAGCCAGATATTGCAGTGAGAATAACAGTCTAATCCAAATTTGCTAATGCTTAAGATGCTACTTTCCCAGGCTCTGTAACTTCTTCAAAGACACCTAATCAAGTTGAATGGCTTACACTCTCACCAGGATGAGCTCCCATGATGCCTGGCACGTAAATGATTGCTCCTCTTAGTATAGCGGCACCACAGTGCAAATCGACAATGACCTCCTTCTCAACTAATGGAATGTCAACATAAGGACCGGAGCCATCAATCATCAATACATCTCTCAGCAGTGGATGTTTTCTCACTTTATAATGATGATCCTGCCTTTCCTCATATTTGTCCTCCACCTGATCAAACCAGGATAAGAAACTCATTTTAGCAATGAAAACAGTAATGCATATTGTGCTATCACTTAAGTGCAAATAAAATTCTAACTTGTCTTCTTGCTTTGTTATCACATGGGAAAAGTGAAGTGCATTATGCAAGAAAATAATTCAAAGcggtaaaaaaattaaactcttGCTACTGCAACTACTCTACACCACAAATGATATAATCATaacataacaaaacaaagataCAAACCCTTGAATTTAACAAGATATGCTGGTATTTTCATTGTATCAACAACCTCACAATCAAATTACCCCATGCGTCCCCATGCAAAAATACTCCCCTTCCCACCAAAGATAAAGATTTCAATGGTCCACCAAAAATTtcaggaaaataattttaagaattATCCTTAATTACAGTAGTTCCCTGCCACAGGACAAGGGTCAAGGAAATTCCTGGCGGTGCAAAAATAATCTGGAAGAGCTGGCAGCGACAAAGTTTGATGATAATTTGATCAGCAAAAAACTCAGTACACACCTGATCCAAAATACACTGCAGCTTCTTCAGAGCATCATCAGCTGTTGTTTTCAAACTGTTTACTCGCACGACGGTAGACAGTGGAGGAGTGCGAAGTGCTTCCAGTAAATTATCAAACTCTGTGGCGCAACCATTCACATCATCACTGGTTTCCTGTCTTGTCAAAAGAAATAACTTTAGAAACAGAATTGATTATTCAGTTCCAATTTACTATGTTCGATGGAGTCAGTGAAAAATGCTTCACTTTCACAGTTTTCGTAAAATTCTTTTTAGGACAGGATGCGTAtcgaagaaattaaaaaaatacctttgaaaacAGAGAATTTCTCAAATATTCCTCGACTTCAGGAAACACGAAGAGCAGCTTTGGTCGAGGACaagttgtcatcatcatcacccaGCATCAGCTGCCCACCATCTTCATTTGCTTTGATTAGTTCCCAGTTCCTAGAGACACCATcacttaaaattcaaaattcccGGTGAGTGACCAAGTCGTACGATTTTCAACCGGACGAAATCAAACTTTTGTAACCAGGGCTACTTTCTCTCATTACTCGATTTAgcacataaagaaaaaaaaagaaagaaaggaacttttttaagtgtctagtcgttctagcgctgaagtactaattggggacactgtaaactgaaattaacaattaacacaaatcaagtcaaattttggtttttgaggagaggggaaaccggagtacccggagaaaacctctcggtgtcgagtagagaaccaataaactcaacccttACATGACggcggatctgggaatcgaacccgggccacattcacagtgggaggcgagtgctctcaccactgcgccatccctgcaccccacccGTAATCGGGCctggagcccgtttctcgaaagtcccgaaactttacgggccatttttggCTGttacaattccctttgtatcacagcagcaacctcgttcccagggtctatcttctctgcctcctttgccGTTGACGACATGGAGGCAGCAGCAGTACCTCTTCCACACTTTCCAAAAGGATTTTCCGGAAATGACTGTTCCATTTTGCATTAAACCGAGATTTACGGGATTTCTGACTGAATGGTAAGCACATTGCTAAATAATGGTTCTGAGGGATATTTTGGAAAGGTTTCGTTTCTTTCATGATTCatccaaagaagaagaaagttgACGTATTGACGCTCACAGGGAAGCAATCTACACAGCGCCGATTGGTTCCTATGTAACCCACAAGTGATTTCCAGAAGACAGTTacttaacaaagggaaaggaatgtgtggcTCGTTTCAACAGACGCTCGTAGGGGAGGAACGCGAGACGGAGccctaagagtgtctgcgtgggaggctaggcCTCAGTAGGCCTAAAAATGATGTTTAAACCGAAGGTTAGCCAATTTGAAGATTTTCGGTTGCTTAAGGGCCCGTAAGCACtggacaaatttttgtttattttgcgcaACAATCTGTCATTATTTCCGTGATACAAGAGTGCAAGGTAACTTTTTTCCCAGCAAATTTTGTCAAGCCTTACCAAACTTCATAGGTACTGTCGTCCTGCTTCGGAGCAGGACAATTTTTTGTCTGAcgtgaaaactatatatatttgACAGTTTACACGGCATGATCTAAAGAAAAAGCTCTTAAGTGCGGCCACGAttaccaaattgaaaatttggcggAGACAATTTGTTTGAGCCAAACAAGTGCGTGCTGGCCCTTATACGTAAAGACTGATGACCtgtaacgagtgacctgtggaatgtgtcCTGTGTTTTAAACCTGCCGGTAATCTACACTGGTCAGCAAGTGGCCCtcctttattgcaaaaaaaatcacttaattactGAATGATCTACGTTTATTCAGTGAGTCACTGACTGATTAAAATAAGTAGCAATGCGGGAAATGGTAATTTTAGGAATCTTAAGTCATTAGCATTGAACTAAATTTAGTTTGTGAAATGAGGGCAAGTCAAGACAAGCACATTTTAATCGGTACTCATGAACTAACTATTGGTCATGAATGGATACGTACCTATATCGGCTTTACAATCAGTTACACAATAGCACA
Above is a window of Montipora capricornis isolate CH-2021 chromosome 6, ASM3666992v2, whole genome shotgun sequence DNA encoding:
- the LOC138054577 gene encoding tRNA (cytosine(72)-C(5))-methyltransferase NSUN6-like, translated to MMMTTCPRPKLLFVFPEVEEYLRNSLFSKETSDDVNGCATEFDNLLEALRTPPLSTVVRVNSLKTTADDALKKLQCILDQVEDKYEERQDHHYKVRKHPLLRDVLMIDGSGPYVDIPLVEKEVIVDLHCGAAILRGAIIYVPGIMGAHPGIKKGDLVSVYADLYGKCRKGLTKPFDGPKLFLGNGISFLDRRDIFCSQQNFRGEAVQMTFPVYKCPSLRDVLPQWLFLQNLPSVVAGHVLNPLPGEIVLDMCAAPGGKTTHLASLMEDKGIIVAFDKSEPKIAKLKLNCDRLGVQCVKTFVFDGVKALDPDKQRNTDNSTVPFPVAPPYPSGSFDRILLDAPCSALGQRPQFVVKMTLKELQSYPRLQRKLFTTAVGLLKEGGVLVYSTCTLTPEENEHQVQWALKSFPCLSLERQVSF